From one Solanum lycopersicum chromosome 12, SLM_r2.1 genomic stretch:
- the LOC101260305 gene encoding probable serine/threonine-protein kinase PBL23, translating into MFCFSCCMSSSSDQDKINHTNSLAKSIHHQEQQKDTKSIASFANISIKTDSSRRKYIVEEIEKYGKGNISAQTITYNDLCLATNNFDSECLLGEGGFGKVYKGHIQSKNKDVAVKQLDRNGFQGNREFLVEVLLLSLLHHPNLVTLEAYCSDGDQRVLVYEFMSNGSLEDHLLEIGPEQKPLDWITRMKIAEGAAKGLEYLHETANPSVIYRDFKASNILLDEKFNPKLSDFGLAKLGPTGDKTHVSTRVMGTYGYCAPEYASTGQLTTKSDVYSFGVVFLEIITGRRVIDNSLPSEEQNLVVWATPLFRDKTKFHLMADPLMGEDYPMKALYQALAIAAMCLQEEAGTRPLMSDVVTALEFLSGNKKELDAEDEDEDEDEEGTCKSPPALQSFTSRLERADTNGIRERD; encoded by the exons ATGTTCTGTTTTTCATGTTGTATGTCATCATCATCAGATCAGGACAAAATTAATCATACAAATTCTTTGGCAAAAAGTATTCATCATCAAGAACAACAAAAAGATACCAAATCTATTGCCTCATTTGCCAACATTTCTATTAAAACTG ATAGCAGTAGAAGGAAATACATAGTTGAAGAGATAGAAAAGTATGGGAAAGGAAACATTTCAGCTCAGACAATCACATACAATGACTTGTGTCTTGCAACTAACAACTTTGACTCTGAGTGTTTGCTTGGTGAAGGTGGTTTTGGGAAAGTCTACAAGGGCCACATTCAAAGCAAGAACAAA GACGTGGCTGTAAAGCAGCTTGATAGGAATGGGTTCCAAGGAAACAGAGAGTTCCTTGTGGAGGTTCTGTTGTTGAGCCTTCTTCATCACCCTAACCTTGTTACTTTGGAAGCATACTGTTCAGACGGTGATCAACGAGTATTAGTATATGAGTTCATGTCAAATGGTTCACTGGAAGATCATCTTCTTG AGATTGGTCCAGAACAAAAGCCACTTGATTGGATTACAAGGATGAAAATCGCGGAAGGAGCAGCAAAAGGACTTGAATACTTGCACGAAACAGCTAATCCTTCAGTAATTTACCGCGACTTTAAAGCTTCCAACATACTTCTAGATGAGAAATTCAATCCTAAGCTTTCTGATTTTGGACTAGCTAAGCTAGGTCCAACTGGTGATAAGACTCATGTTTCCACCAGGGTCATGGGAACCTACGGATATTGTGCACCGGAGTATGCTTCCACCGGTCAATTGACCACTAAATCTGATGTTTACAGCTTTGGAGTTGTGTTTTTGGAGATCATCACAGGAAGAAGAGTTATTGATAACTCCTTACCTAGCGAAGAACAGAACCTTGTTGTGTGG GCAACACCACTGTTCAGAGACAAGACGAAGTTTCATTTAATGGCGGATCCATTGATGGGAGAGGATTATCCAATGAAGGCATTGTACCAAGCACTAGCCATAGCAGCAATGTGCTTGCAAGAGGAAGCTGGGACACGGCCTTTGATGAGCGACGTGGTGACTGCTTTGGAGTTTCTATCAGGGAACAAGAAAGAATTAGACGCAGAGGATGAGGACGAGGACGAAGATGAGGAGGGAACATGCAAATCCCCACCTGCATTGCAAAGTTTTACAAGTAGACTTGAACGTGCTGATACAAATGGCATTAGAGAAAGAGACTAA
- the LOC101259813 gene encoding uncharacterized protein, whose amino-acid sequence MESSWCKVLLYLTLITNLTLQGVRGWTGEIHGRVVCDVCADSSVGPEDHVLQGAEVAVLCITKTGEVLNYQAFTDSKGIYRVAETMPASDRWDACLARPISSFHEHCTRLGDSNSGVKFSYNHPSGYSHTVRPFVYRPTNVPTYCI is encoded by the exons ATGGAGTCAAGTTGGTGTAAGGTATTACTTTACCTAACTCTAATTACCAATTTGACCCTACAAGGTGTAAGAGGTTGGACTGGAGAGATTCATGGAAGAGTTGTTTGTGATGTTTGTGCTGATTCCTCTGTTGGTCCGGAAGACCATGTTCTACAAG GTGCAGAGGTTGCAGTTCTTTGCATTACGAAGACTGGGGAAGTTCTGAATTATCAGGCATTCACAGACTCCAAGGGGATATATAGAGTGGCTGAGACAATGCCAGCGAGTGATCGTTGGGATGCATGCCTAGCAAGACCTATCAGCAGCTTCCACGAGCACTGTACACGTCTGGGAGATAGCAACTCCGGGGTGAAGTTCAGCTACAATCATCCTTCAGGATATTCACACACAGTCAGACCATTTGTATATCGTCCCACCAACGTTCCAACTTACTGCatctaa